The genomic stretch GCATGGGCGTTTTTTAGTTTCAGGAATGATTTTTTTTTCATTTTTGCACATGAAGGGgtgtctcatcatctctctctctctcacCCATGGGGAGGACATCTAGCTACGGCTGCTCTTGTTTGCGTTTTAGATGATTTATTACATAGTTTGAGGGCTTGAGGGTCTGGGAATTTGGGAATCTTGGGTGTTTTAGGGCTATGGGTTACTAGGACGGCTGTTACATGGTGTGCAGTTAGTCGGCTGGTATGAATGAATGTGTTTACTCCGCTCAGTTGAATATAAAAGTATGAAATCATTGGTTTGGGTTGATAAGGATGTGTCTCGCGTAGTTTATTGGGCTGAGGGTGTCTTCGTTTTTATTCATCCATTGAGAGGCGCACTAGGTGGCCAAGTAGTCATTTATATAAAGTAGCAATGTTGTGCCATAACGTTACACTGACCATCTCTCTGCATTAACTTCATGAACCTCAACTACAAATACACTCtccacaccaccaccatcctACCCTACACCCCCTTCCCACCCGCAACAGGCTTAACCCCCTTATGAATCGCCGCAATCCCCATGGTCAAATCCTCCCACCCCTTCCCCGGCACCAAAAACCCCGCCTCTCTAATCATCCCGCTAAACTCCTCTTGACTCGGAAACCTCGCAATACTCTCCACCAGATACTGATAACTCTCCCTATCGCCCGCAACAACCTGTCCAATCAGCGGGATAGCACCAAAACTCCACCTTTGGTACACGGCATCAAACAACGCATTATTCACTTTGCTAAACTCCAAGCACGCGAATACACCGCCGGGTTTCAACACGCGGAACGCTTCTTTCAGGGCGACTTCCTTGTGCGTGAAGTTTCTGATGCCGAAGGCGACGGTGTATAGGTCGATGCTGGAGTCTGGTATCATGTCTAGTTTCTCAGCGTTTGCTTCGACGAAAGTGAGGCGAGGGGAGTGGGCGTAGGGGGTTTGTAGGGAGCGTTTTTTTCCTTCGGCGAGCATGTCCGGGTTGATGTCGGCGACGGTGACGGTGGTGTGGGCGTCGTGGTTTATTGTTGAAGCGTGGTCGAGCATGCGGAAGGCGATGTCACCAGTGCCGCCGGCGATGTCGAGGATAGTCATGCCGGGGGAGGCGGTGGGGGAGGAGAGAGGGTTTCGGCCCGGGTTTAGGTTGCGGACGAAGTGGTCTTTCCAGAGGCGGTGGATTCCTAGGGACATGAAGTCGTTCATTGAGTCGTATGAGGAGGCGACGGAGGAGAAGACTGCGCCGACTATTTTGATAGTTCTGTCAGCAATTGGTATAGAGGGGCATGTGAGTGTCGTTCCTCACCTCTCTGTTCTTTCAATGCTTCAGCAATTGTTTCGAAGCCGAAATGCGTCGTCTGCTGATTTCCTCCATCTTGCGGTCTTGTTGACTTTGGGGGTTGTTCCTGATTCCGCCGCGCAGAACACGAGAAACATCTATAACTGTCCCTCCTCTTACCCCCAGCGAGCAATTGCCTCGCTATCCTCTGTCGTGAAGCCTGCATGGTGCTGCGTTGTTGTGTCGTTGATGCGCGAACAAACGCCTTGGCGAACGTCTATAACTTTCTCACATGCGCCATGATGCGCGCATATGCCCGCCCTGGTCTGAGCACGCTCGGTGGTTCGGGGGTTGTTCGTTAGCGCCCGCTTGCCTTGTTCAACTTGGTTTGGCCGCGGTAACAGGGCCACCGTTACGCCGACGCTTGCCGTTTCTCCAGAAAGTTGATATACGGTAAACTCCCACCCCGCATAATTCGGGAGATGTAGTACTTTCACCATGTCTTTCCGCTTTAGTTCGCGGAGAATACAGTTACAGAGGCTGAGGAGCCCCCGCGCTTGTCTTGTGGGCGAGAGATGGGGGGGAGTCAAGGCACAATGGAAGGCGCGTCGGGGTGTTGCTTCGACGCCGACGGCTGAGAGGTGagttgctgttgctgttgtcGTTTTGCAGTTTTTCTGGGATGAGAAGGCTAACGTGAAAGACAGGGTTCTGTTTCCAGGCGCGCTGAATAGTGACTTTACCAAGACTATGGAGTTTATGATTCCGGCTCAGG from Pyrenophora tritici-repentis strain M4 chromosome 1, whole genome shotgun sequence encodes the following:
- a CDS encoding UbiE, Methylase involved in ubiquinone-menaquinone biosynthesis, with protein sequence MQASRQRIARQLLAGGKRRDSYRCFSCSARRNQEQPPKSTRPQDGGNQQTTHFGFETIAEALKEQRVGAVFSSVASSYDSMNDFMSLGIHRLWKDHFVRNLNPGRNPLSSPTASPGMTILDIAGGTGDIAFRMLDHASTINHDAHTTVTVADINPDMLAEGKKRSLQTPYAHSPRLTFVEANAEKLDMIPDSSIDLYTVAFGIRNFTHKEVALKEAFRVLKPGGVFACLEFSKVNNALFDAVYQRWSFGAIPLIGQVVAGDRESYQYLVESIARFPSQEEFSGMIREAGFLVPGKGWEDLTMGIAAIHKGVKPVAGGKGV